One part of the Bdellovibrio sp. KM01 genome encodes these proteins:
- a CDS encoding ABC transporter substrate-binding protein, whose amino-acid sequence MKTLVWTFLLSSTVVIFAFLSVVYASDEAITLQLRYHPRPPFLKLEGGNLTGFCGAPAVRALERAGISYSLVETPPFRQLALIQSSEGYDCAVGWLKIPEREKIYKYSDPVCDDGTWFVVGHKGSFDKSIDKIDDLLKNRRLKLINRRHYSFGPQVDTLAKRYNTNITYIENAEITPQMFEMIRAGRVDYTFISGLELDYILKRFKWAASDFIVFQPVDVAHSSPRHFICSKKVPDEVIRRINEAIQKTTAHAAKTESK is encoded by the coding sequence ATGAAAACATTGGTTTGGACATTTCTCCTCAGCTCAACTGTGGTGATCTTTGCATTCTTATCTGTTGTCTATGCTTCGGATGAAGCGATCACTTTGCAACTGCGATATCACCCACGTCCTCCCTTTTTGAAATTGGAGGGCGGCAATTTAACCGGTTTTTGTGGTGCTCCTGCGGTGCGTGCGCTCGAGCGTGCTGGCATTTCCTATTCATTGGTGGAAACCCCTCCGTTTCGTCAATTGGCGCTCATTCAGTCATCAGAAGGGTACGACTGTGCTGTTGGCTGGTTAAAAATTCCGGAACGGGAAAAAATTTATAAGTATTCAGATCCTGTTTGTGATGACGGAACTTGGTTTGTGGTCGGTCACAAAGGCAGTTTTGATAAATCGATAGATAAGATTGATGACCTTTTAAAGAACCGTCGTCTGAAGCTAATCAACCGTCGACATTATTCTTTCGGTCCGCAGGTCGACACTTTGGCAAAACGTTATAATACAAATATCACTTATATCGAAAATGCTGAAATCACTCCGCAGATGTTTGAGATGATTCGTGCCGGAAGAGTGGATTACACCTTTATTTCAGGTTTAGAGCTTGATTATATATTGAAGAGATTTAAATGGGCCGCGAGTGATTTTATCGTCTTTCAGCCTGTTGACGTTGCTCATTCGAGTCCTCGTCACTTCATTTGTAGTAAAAAAGTTCCCGATGAAGTGATTCGAAGAATTAACGAGGCCATTCAAAAAACGACGGCCCACGCGGCAAAAACGGAATCCAAATAG
- a CDS encoding exonuclease domain-containing protein, with translation MNLELPLDEYTYIAFDTETSGAYPVGYDIVEFGAVKYFKGQEVDRLQFLLKPRELMSDYIIGIHGITNMMVADAPVMEDKIHQIHEFFKGSVVMAHHAPFDLGFLSIDFEKAGLSLPTEPALCTSLLSRKWIHGVENHKLQTLIKHLNIDGGQAHRAYDDAKACLYVGLECFKKMGDGATLEQAIKSQGKKLWWKDYAMHTVNDTNLKTMIESIHTKKDLDLVYDGGSAKGETRRVSPIGIVRNPDGDYLMALCQRENTNKRYYLSRIKDVGIVY, from the coding sequence ATGAATTTAGAACTTCCTTTAGATGAGTACACGTATATTGCTTTCGACACGGAAACCAGCGGAGCCTACCCAGTTGGCTACGACATCGTCGAGTTCGGAGCAGTGAAGTACTTTAAAGGGCAGGAAGTGGATCGTCTGCAGTTTCTTTTGAAACCCCGCGAACTGATGAGCGACTATATCATCGGGATCCACGGCATCACGAATATGATGGTGGCTGATGCGCCTGTCATGGAAGATAAAATTCATCAAATCCACGAGTTTTTTAAGGGCTCTGTGGTCATGGCTCACCATGCTCCCTTTGATCTGGGATTTCTTTCTATTGATTTTGAAAAAGCCGGATTGTCGTTACCGACAGAACCCGCTCTTTGCACCAGCCTTCTTTCGCGTAAATGGATTCATGGTGTTGAAAATCACAAACTGCAAACATTGATCAAGCATTTGAACATTGATGGTGGTCAGGCACATCGGGCCTATGATGATGCGAAAGCTTGTCTTTATGTCGGCTTGGAATGTTTCAAGAAAATGGGTGATGGTGCCACTCTTGAGCAAGCTATCAAAAGTCAGGGTAAAAAATTATGGTGGAAAGATTATGCTATGCACACCGTAAATGACACCAACCTAAAGACGATGATTGAATCCATTCACACCAAAAAAGATTTGGACCTCGTATATGATGGCGGCTCAGCTAAGGGCGAAACGCGCCGTGTGAGCCCCATTGGAATCGTACGTAATCCAGATGGCGACTATCTTATGGCCCTTTGTCAGAGAGAAAATACCAATAAACGATATTATCTGTCTCGCATCAAAGATGTGGGCATTGTTTATTAA
- a CDS encoding flagellar motor protein MotB — protein MAEKKQTIVIKKIIVQGGGGHGGSWKVALADFMTALMAFFLVMWIVGQSDQTKKAVSDYFSTPSVIEYNFQNFGVELTLEKLFLDLLNEPLKAFQSFMEPMDKTPNLLDMGSAKVVAAYMADQMNDVAKNVVVTPEGFDFDIPDYMLFERGSSQPNANFVQVMDKIKGVTAGLKDAEIKLTSGLFVQSVPDGALMTANRVASQRLDIVRNKIAASLESSTVNVNGAISVKEKRGEVDPKKLVGFIKVKIAQKELTSDGRKQRKLESMFGSKNVDMSVYDNFVQQVSTRRKEEAQQKKPLREQVNDELNEAAKSPSSLTE, from the coding sequence ATGGCAGAGAAGAAACAGACAATCGTCATCAAAAAGATCATCGTCCAAGGCGGTGGTGGACACGGGGGCTCCTGGAAGGTTGCCCTTGCTGACTTTATGACGGCCTTGATGGCCTTCTTCCTGGTTATGTGGATCGTGGGTCAATCTGATCAAACTAAAAAAGCGGTTTCAGATTATTTCTCCACACCTTCAGTTATTGAATACAATTTCCAAAACTTCGGGGTTGAGCTGACTCTTGAAAAACTTTTCCTGGATCTTTTGAATGAGCCGTTAAAGGCGTTCCAAAGTTTCATGGAACCAATGGATAAAACTCCAAATCTATTGGATATGGGTTCTGCAAAAGTAGTGGCTGCGTATATGGCTGACCAGATGAATGATGTCGCTAAAAACGTAGTGGTCACTCCCGAGGGTTTTGATTTCGATATTCCTGATTACATGTTGTTTGAACGTGGATCTTCTCAGCCGAATGCTAATTTTGTCCAAGTAATGGATAAAATCAAAGGTGTAACGGCGGGATTGAAAGATGCCGAGATCAAACTTACATCAGGATTGTTTGTGCAATCGGTTCCAGATGGTGCTTTGATGACGGCGAATCGCGTGGCTTCTCAGCGTCTGGATATTGTTCGTAATAAAATTGCGGCTTCCTTGGAAAGCAGTACTGTGAATGTAAACGGTGCCATCAGCGTGAAAGAAAAACGCGGTGAAGTGGATCCTAAGAAGCTGGTGGGTTTTATCAAAGTTAAGATCGCCCAAAAAGAACTGACATCAGACGGTCGTAAGCAACGTAAGTTGGAATCGATGTTTGGTTCCAAGAACGTAGACATGTCGGTATATGATAATTTTGTTCAGCAGGTGTCCACTCGTCGCAAAGAAGAAGCGCAACAGAAAAAGCCTCTTCGCGAGCAAGTGAACGATGAATTAAACGAAGCGGCTAAAAGCCCGTCTTCGCTGACAGAATAA
- a CDS encoding Calx-beta domain-containing protein, which translates to MFRSFLVTLMLISIFTTGCGQLDARILGGSLDLGLPSVAAYPKILLVDADVTSASGVGVFSLPRFTTAQVVPISVHFSGPVDVTGTPTLELETGTVKRKANYASGSGTSTLVFEYAVVAGDSTATLDYTGVGALDLNGGTIEPANGATGTAAEVANLLILPAPGADNSLADTTPILVKTIPEVKELKTPDTDVYLDGTGLEVVVKYDQPVTVTGSPTITVRVGSNNRVANYIAQVSASELLFRYEIILGDDDTDGVEMPAAITMTGATIVNPANEAAVTSLPTKNTTGVLTYTSALTAEFLSSSQVVTESAGDIYIPVQLSAPAPIPFKVSIQASGEATSTDFELVTPELQFAIGEQSKTIHVKILNDTIAEPEKRLRLVLTKNSLGSGGVRSFYEIHIKDDDGAAVPKVVDFQAGYNVWCALFDDKNLKCWGKNDRGQLGDGTTNDTFAPPATPTFTNVESFSLAGGYAVCAINTAKEMWCWGYDNDGFINGSSGAYILTPKKVVASGAVKVKVTATAIFYISDIGELWAWGRDFSGSFATGVTNVTKTYAERVKIATDISDIFIRTTGSLIICATKTNKDFYCWGQLNAVGKPMGNVTQQLTFPATPVETGVIGASVSYFSGRACVLKDNAGTTETYCWGDNYYGQLDQANMSTLLSSSTLVSSLYKDISVHDDYTCGLKTSDSSVWCWGNKNSLPATEGAGHGRGIAMYIPGGVAKLLPMDYQSSAACALMTAGDVQCWGVATESQSQVTPLFVQDGVAQVSLALNSLDQHACLVTKAGATQCWGKNIKGQIGDRTNISRVVPTEALSRNQATVVADRHATCSLSTYGEVRCWGSDLYGAIGMSSGANFNSPKVLFAKDVTKISLDESNGCAVKANGSLWCWGLNSYKQIYPGGSSQAVPVQVKSSGVRDVVTQSGTTCYISTSDELFCWGLNQMGSLGLGDTTNRLTIPTTPIMTNISAVDIGQDGGSASRVCAINKDKDMFCWGNTGANMGTSSLTPPVTPTMTDIEKVSIGSVHMCVIQGAARQLFCWGSNVNGRLGDGTLTDRSFANKISPIASDVQDVSAGALNTCAIANDKLYCWGNRTDRMLGVANSVILPRTVYGLAN; encoded by the coding sequence GTGTTTAGATCGTTTTTGGTCACTCTTATGTTAATTTCTATTTTCACCACTGGTTGCGGGCAGTTGGATGCACGTATCTTGGGTGGTTCCCTAGATCTTGGTCTTCCATCTGTTGCCGCATATCCGAAGATTCTTTTAGTAGATGCTGATGTCACAAGTGCTAGTGGAGTCGGCGTGTTTTCATTACCTCGATTTACCACGGCCCAAGTGGTTCCAATCTCGGTTCACTTCAGTGGTCCTGTGGATGTCACCGGAACTCCTACTTTGGAATTAGAAACAGGAACGGTAAAGCGCAAAGCCAATTATGCTTCTGGATCAGGTACCAGCACTTTAGTGTTTGAGTATGCGGTTGTCGCCGGGGACTCAACGGCCACTTTGGACTATACAGGAGTGGGAGCGCTTGATTTAAATGGTGGTACAATCGAGCCAGCAAATGGCGCAACAGGTACAGCTGCTGAGGTGGCAAATCTTTTGATATTGCCTGCTCCAGGCGCCGATAATTCTTTGGCGGATACGACACCGATATTGGTCAAAACTATTCCTGAAGTGAAGGAGCTAAAGACTCCCGATACGGATGTCTATTTGGATGGTACCGGTTTAGAGGTGGTTGTAAAATACGACCAGCCTGTAACAGTCACAGGTTCGCCAACAATTACAGTTAGAGTTGGATCCAATAACCGCGTGGCAAACTACATCGCCCAGGTATCGGCTTCAGAACTTTTATTCCGTTATGAAATTATTTTGGGAGACGACGACACGGATGGTGTCGAGATGCCGGCTGCCATTACTATGACGGGCGCAACAATCGTGAATCCCGCGAATGAAGCGGCCGTCACCAGTCTGCCGACAAAAAATACGACGGGTGTCTTAACTTACACCTCCGCTTTAACCGCAGAATTTTTAAGTAGCTCGCAAGTCGTAACGGAATCTGCAGGCGATATTTATATTCCTGTTCAGTTGAGTGCTCCGGCGCCGATTCCATTTAAAGTTTCCATTCAAGCATCAGGAGAGGCGACGAGTACTGATTTCGAGTTGGTAACACCTGAATTGCAGTTCGCCATTGGCGAACAATCAAAAACCATTCACGTGAAGATCTTGAATGACACGATTGCAGAGCCGGAAAAACGCTTGCGTCTGGTATTGACGAAGAACTCGTTAGGTTCCGGTGGCGTGCGCTCGTTCTATGAAATTCATATCAAGGACGACGATGGGGCGGCAGTTCCTAAAGTCGTGGACTTCCAAGCCGGTTACAATGTTTGGTGTGCTTTGTTTGATGATAAGAATTTAAAATGCTGGGGTAAAAATGATCGTGGTCAGTTAGGTGATGGCACGACGAATGACACCTTTGCTCCACCCGCTACTCCGACATTCACGAATGTGGAAAGTTTTAGTTTGGCTGGAGGTTACGCCGTTTGCGCGATCAATACCGCGAAAGAAATGTGGTGTTGGGGTTATGATAATGATGGATTTATCAATGGCTCCAGCGGAGCTTATATTCTGACCCCGAAAAAAGTAGTTGCTTCCGGTGCTGTAAAAGTCAAAGTCACTGCGACTGCAATCTTTTATATCAGCGATATTGGGGAGCTTTGGGCCTGGGGGCGAGATTTTTCAGGATCCTTTGCGACAGGTGTTACAAATGTAACTAAAACCTATGCCGAACGTGTGAAAATCGCGACGGACATTTCAGACATCTTTATCAGAACCACGGGAAGTTTGATTATCTGTGCGACAAAGACAAACAAGGATTTTTATTGTTGGGGTCAGTTGAATGCCGTAGGAAAACCAATGGGCAACGTGACTCAGCAACTAACATTCCCGGCAACACCTGTGGAAACCGGTGTTATCGGAGCGTCAGTGAGTTATTTTTCGGGGCGCGCATGCGTATTGAAGGATAATGCAGGTACTACTGAAACATACTGCTGGGGTGACAATTACTATGGTCAGTTGGATCAAGCGAATATGTCGACCTTATTGAGTTCTTCAACTCTGGTTTCTAGCCTTTATAAAGATATCTCGGTTCATGATGACTACACTTGTGGATTAAAAACATCCGATAGCAGTGTTTGGTGCTGGGGTAATAAAAATAGTTTGCCTGCGACAGAAGGTGCGGGCCATGGGCGTGGCATAGCGATGTATATCCCGGGTGGTGTCGCAAAACTTTTGCCGATGGATTATCAATCAAGTGCAGCTTGTGCATTGATGACTGCAGGAGATGTGCAGTGCTGGGGTGTAGCGACGGAATCTCAGTCGCAAGTTACGCCTCTATTTGTTCAAGACGGGGTAGCACAAGTTTCCTTGGCTTTGAATTCACTGGATCAACATGCTTGTTTGGTGACGAAGGCGGGGGCCACGCAGTGTTGGGGTAAAAATATTAAAGGACAGATTGGGGATCGCACGAACATCAGTCGTGTTGTTCCGACCGAAGCTCTTTCCCGAAACCAGGCGACAGTCGTTGCTGATCGTCACGCCACATGTTCTCTTTCAACTTACGGAGAGGTGCGCTGTTGGGGGTCGGATTTGTATGGCGCCATTGGTATGAGTAGCGGCGCAAATTTTAACTCTCCTAAAGTACTTTTTGCCAAGGATGTTACGAAAATAAGCTTGGATGAAAGTAATGGCTGTGCGGTTAAAGCCAATGGATCGTTATGGTGTTGGGGGCTGAATAGTTATAAACAGATATATCCAGGTGGAAGCAGTCAGGCCGTGCCCGTGCAAGTTAAATCCAGTGGAGTTCGTGATGTTGTCACGCAGTCAGGTACGACTTGTTATATTTCCACATCGGATGAACTTTTCTGTTGGGGTTTGAATCAAATGGGAAGTCTTGGATTGGGTGATACGACAAATCGTCTGACTATTCCGACGACCCCGATTATGACAAACATTAGCGCCGTTGATATCGGTCAAGATGGTGGTTCTGCATCTCGTGTCTGCGCGATTAACAAAGACAAAGACATGTTCTGCTGGGGTAATACAGGTGCCAATATGGGCACCAGCTCGTTAACTCCGCCAGTGACACCGACGATGACTGATATTGAAAAAGTCAGTATCGGAAGCGTTCATATGTGTGTGATCCAAGGAGCCGCAAGACAACTATTCTGTTGGGGATCCAACGTGAACGGGCGCCTGGGCGATGGAACTCTGACAGATCGTTCTTTTGCAAATAAGATCAGTCCCATTGCCTCAGATGTGCAAGACGTCTCTGCTGGCGCTTTAAATACTTGTGCTATCGCAAACGACAAACTGTATTGCTGGGGAAATCGCACAGATCGCATGTTGGGGGTTGCGAATTCGGTCATTTTGCCACGGACAGTTTACGGTCTCGCGAATTAA
- a CDS encoding alkaline phosphatase D family protein: MGFLRRDFLKLGLTQAIVSAVGVPAFAATEQDGRSADGLPFQTAQRLSPSILQGATDATRTQFSILHLSKQKFNTIVRNSAGQIWQPEKIEILQQPFSEFQITKVYFAGLNLGEVFFLDLLGAKDEVIERREFGMLDLSKSTLRYALCSCMDEGRHEPKIWQNLVGQNPDVIFFIGDSTYCDKGECEFPDGDTRRLWTRYVQARRTLEIYYSKRLVPIFATWDDHDFGSDDVNTTNWHHVAESQANFRAFFAQADNYTEGYFHGPGISSVLRAGQHQFLLMDDRSWRLEKTSSARYAHWGQEQEEWALEMIAGFEGTTWIMNGSQIFPEMVYKESMSKHKGQFNGFMGALKRIPRKVIFASGDVHFSEISKIESAMLGYQTYEVTSSAVHSKCFPGLDKISKHPRRMMSTTMPNYILVDSIHQAGKFTANVYSCSARNVVNFSCQLSV, from the coding sequence ATGGGGTTTCTTCGTCGCGACTTTTTAAAGTTGGGGCTGACGCAAGCTATTGTTTCTGCAGTGGGTGTACCCGCGTTTGCAGCTACGGAACAGGATGGACGTAGTGCTGATGGTTTGCCGTTTCAAACGGCGCAAAGACTTTCGCCGTCGATTTTGCAGGGCGCGACGGATGCGACTCGCACGCAATTTTCGATTCTTCATCTGAGCAAACAGAAGTTTAATACAATCGTTCGTAATTCTGCTGGACAAATCTGGCAACCCGAGAAAATTGAAATCCTTCAGCAACCATTCAGTGAATTTCAGATCACTAAAGTTTATTTCGCCGGATTGAATCTGGGCGAGGTGTTTTTCCTGGATCTTTTGGGGGCGAAAGACGAAGTTATCGAGCGCCGTGAGTTCGGTATGCTGGATTTAAGTAAGTCGACTTTGCGTTATGCGCTTTGCTCTTGCATGGATGAAGGTCGCCACGAACCTAAAATCTGGCAAAATCTTGTTGGCCAAAATCCCGACGTGATTTTCTTTATCGGGGATTCCACATATTGCGATAAAGGCGAGTGTGAATTTCCAGACGGGGACACGCGCCGTTTGTGGACTCGTTATGTGCAAGCCCGCAGAACTTTGGAAATCTACTATTCGAAACGTTTGGTTCCGATTTTTGCCACATGGGACGACCATGATTTCGGATCTGACGACGTGAACACGACAAACTGGCATCATGTGGCGGAATCTCAAGCGAACTTCCGCGCCTTCTTTGCTCAGGCGGATAATTATACCGAAGGTTATTTCCATGGACCTGGTATCAGTTCCGTTTTGCGAGCAGGGCAGCATCAATTCTTGCTGATGGACGATCGTAGTTGGCGTTTGGAAAAAACATCCAGCGCACGTTACGCTCACTGGGGTCAGGAACAGGAAGAATGGGCCCTAGAGATGATCGCGGGCTTTGAGGGCACAACATGGATCATGAATGGCAGCCAGATTTTCCCAGAGATGGTTTATAAAGAATCAATGTCCAAGCATAAGGGACAATTCAATGGCTTCATGGGTGCTTTAAAGCGAATTCCCCGCAAAGTGATCTTTGCCTCCGGGGACGTGCATTTCAGCGAGATCTCTAAAATTGAATCGGCGATGCTGGGCTACCAGACTTATGAAGTTACTTCGAGTGCGGTTCACAGCAAATGCTTCCCAGGTTTAGACAAAATTTCCAAGCATCCGCGCCGAATGATGTCGACGACGATGCCAAATTATATCTTGGTGGATTCCATTCATCAGGCAGGTAAATTCACGGCAAATGTGTACAGCTGCTCTGCTCGTAACGTGGTGAACTTCTCCTGCCAACTTAGCGTATAG
- a CDS encoding TorF family putative porin, whose product MRRYISFIIILLGLNSAALAAENTPTFKMTGDVSLLSQYVEYGLNQSDGSPALQGSFWFNFGPQFRMGLWGSNTNFKNSDDHFNLRANADIKIDFSQESNAVIMYSYSTYYKEGARNGNILGLHLNFGTYRVTLDNLSNWEGTKQRSMRIGFGKVTTVFTDWKWDNEAGYNTPDVDSISSYFDLRTALGFQWKAIFFEGAVTGTSAAGDLDGTGEIYFILSAKTGF is encoded by the coding sequence ATGCGAAGATACATCAGTTTTATCATTATACTCTTGGGTCTGAATTCAGCGGCTTTAGCTGCGGAAAACACTCCAACCTTTAAAATGACCGGTGACGTGTCACTGCTGTCTCAATACGTTGAATACGGATTGAACCAATCAGACGGCTCGCCCGCCTTGCAAGGTTCTTTCTGGTTTAACTTTGGACCTCAATTCCGCATGGGACTTTGGGGTTCGAACACGAACTTTAAAAACAGCGATGATCATTTCAACCTTCGAGCCAATGCGGATATCAAAATCGATTTCAGCCAGGAATCGAATGCGGTGATTATGTATTCCTATAGCACTTACTATAAAGAAGGTGCTCGCAACGGGAACATTTTGGGACTTCATTTAAACTTTGGAACTTACCGCGTTACTTTAGACAACTTAAGTAACTGGGAAGGAACAAAACAACGTTCGATGAGAATTGGGTTCGGCAAAGTCACAACCGTATTCACAGATTGGAAATGGGATAACGAAGCCGGATACAATACACCTGATGTGGATTCCATCAGCAGCTATTTTGATCTTCGAACGGCTTTGGGATTTCAGTGGAAAGCGATATTCTTTGAAGGTGCCGTGACCGGCACCTCTGCAGCCGGTGACCTGGATGGCACCGGAGAAATTTACTTTATTCTGTCAGCGAAGACGGGCTTTTAG
- a CDS encoding protein-disulfide reductase DsbD yields the protein MKATMQNLFLIVSFLLPGLTSWAQTTASETDPLLVETQVLPYEWSPGQGGSLTFKLKLPENFHAYEDQFKVVIYEPDGFKVAPFKLEPVTKWYDKFSKRERTGLVGEGTLTAHIEAPTRFLKKYEKMKLELTYQACSDQFCLFPTTKTLEVPIITPMVEGAAQIQNMPTVQEKANGFFDSNNFAKYLGSSMVAGLIFVFFAGIFTSFTPCIFPMIPITLAVLGNHAEQRSRLQNFFTSCVYVLGIATTYSLLGLAAATSGNVFGASLGNPYVLSVVCVIFLAMALSMYGLYDLQVPAFLRNGLGAKKHKQSILGIYLTGLFAGIVASPCVGPVLVAILTYVASTKNMLFGFLFLFVYALGLGLIFIALGLSNQLVKKLPRSGPWMVWFKFILGTLMLSAFYYYLELLLPLRWFDGSLGLGLVILASVYGAFLPTKGGGSGPRKHIQKGIMQAVLIVGIGYIALSVFDLRPYIRGRVMADNSINQIQTLNWQPYTDEALAQAVKEGRPVIIDFWAEWCAACHELAENTFTDPRVRAMGSNFVLLKYDATKESPALKVLKKKYNIQGLPTVIFYNAKGVWIDGLTLTQFENAEKFLQRMEKASK from the coding sequence ATGAAAGCAACAATGCAGAACCTTTTCCTTATCGTTTCTTTCCTGCTTCCGGGCCTTACGTCCTGGGCGCAGACAACTGCCTCTGAGACCGACCCTCTTTTGGTCGAGACCCAGGTCCTTCCCTATGAGTGGAGTCCCGGTCAGGGAGGTTCCCTCACTTTCAAATTAAAACTTCCTGAGAATTTCCACGCTTACGAGGATCAATTCAAAGTCGTTATCTATGAACCAGATGGATTCAAAGTGGCGCCGTTTAAATTGGAGCCCGTAACGAAGTGGTATGACAAATTCTCAAAACGCGAACGCACCGGTTTGGTGGGTGAAGGAACTCTGACCGCTCATATTGAAGCACCGACTCGCTTCTTAAAAAAATATGAAAAGATGAAACTGGAACTGACTTATCAAGCGTGCTCCGATCAGTTCTGTCTGTTCCCGACGACCAAAACTTTAGAAGTCCCAATCATCACACCCATGGTTGAGGGTGCAGCTCAGATCCAAAATATGCCGACGGTGCAAGAAAAGGCTAACGGATTTTTCGATAGCAACAATTTTGCCAAATACTTGGGTTCAAGTATGGTGGCGGGATTGATCTTTGTTTTCTTTGCGGGAATTTTCACAAGCTTTACTCCGTGTATCTTTCCGATGATCCCAATTACTTTGGCGGTTTTGGGCAACCACGCCGAACAGCGCTCACGCTTACAAAACTTTTTTACTTCCTGCGTATATGTGTTGGGTATTGCAACGACATACTCCCTGCTGGGACTGGCTGCCGCCACGAGCGGCAACGTGTTCGGGGCCTCTTTAGGAAACCCTTACGTACTTTCCGTAGTTTGTGTGATTTTCCTGGCGATGGCACTATCGATGTACGGCTTGTATGACTTGCAAGTTCCAGCTTTCTTAAGAAACGGTTTGGGTGCAAAAAAGCACAAGCAGAGTATTTTGGGAATTTATCTGACGGGTTTATTTGCAGGTATCGTGGCAAGTCCTTGTGTGGGACCTGTCTTGGTTGCGATTCTGACGTACGTTGCCTCGACTAAAAACATGCTCTTTGGCTTCTTATTTCTGTTTGTCTATGCACTGGGTTTAGGTTTGATCTTTATCGCTTTGGGTCTTTCCAATCAGTTGGTTAAAAAGCTTCCCCGCTCAGGTCCGTGGATGGTTTGGTTCAAATTTATTCTTGGGACGTTGATGCTTTCGGCATTCTATTATTACTTGGAACTATTACTTCCACTGCGCTGGTTTGATGGATCCCTGGGTTTAGGCTTAGTGATCCTGGCCAGCGTTTACGGAGCGTTCTTGCCGACGAAGGGTGGAGGCAGCGGCCCCCGTAAACACATTCAAAAAGGTATCATGCAGGCCGTTTTGATCGTGGGTATCGGTTATATTGCATTGTCTGTTTTTGATTTGCGCCCTTATATTCGTGGTCGTGTGATGGCTGATAATTCCATCAACCAAATTCAAACTTTGAATTGGCAACCGTATACGGATGAAGCTTTAGCGCAAGCCGTGAAGGAAGGCCGCCCTGTAATCATCGATTTCTGGGCTGAATGGTGTGCTGCTTGTCACGAACTTGCGGAAAACACATTCACTGACCCACGGGTTCGCGCTATGGGCAGTAATTTCGTGCTGTTAAAATACGACGCCACGAAAGAATCCCCTGCACTGAAGGTTCTAAAAAAGAAATACAATATCCAGGGCTTACCGACGGTGATTTTCTATAACGCCAAAGGTGTGTGGATCGATGGTCTGACATTGACCCAGTTTGAAAATGCAGAAAAGTTCCTGCAAAGAATGGAAAAAGCCAGCAAATAA
- the motA gene encoding flagellar motor stator protein MotA codes for MGFVGILIVFATVFGGYIAGHGKMGVIIEAAGLEMVIIGGAAFGAYVIANPMKIVKMGIKLSIKAMTSKGPQKSDYVELLQMLFQLFQVFRKEGPQGIEKHIEEPEKSDIFKAYPSFMHNHHAVDFLCDTMKVTLSSELSPYDVDDLLDADIKGIHAEEHLAQHAVAAVAGGFPGLGIVAAVLGIVKTMGVLTAGTEVIGEYVAHALVGTMLGVFCAYGLIEPTATKMAADIEAEGRYLGCIKAALVALQRGAPPIVCVEYARRSIMPEERPTFNEVDKATKEIKKAA; via the coding sequence ATGGGTTTTGTAGGTATATTGATAGTTTTCGCGACAGTTTTCGGGGGCTATATTGCCGGTCACGGTAAGATGGGCGTCATCATCGAAGCTGCGGGTCTTGAGATGGTTATCATCGGGGGAGCTGCCTTCGGTGCATACGTTATTGCCAACCCAATGAAGATCGTAAAGATGGGGATTAAACTTTCCATCAAAGCGATGACTTCGAAGGGTCCACAAAAGTCAGACTATGTTGAACTTTTGCAAATGCTTTTCCAACTTTTCCAAGTCTTCAGAAAAGAAGGTCCTCAAGGTATCGAGAAACATATCGAGGAACCGGAAAAGTCTGACATCTTTAAAGCTTACCCAAGCTTTATGCACAATCATCATGCCGTAGATTTTCTTTGCGACACGATGAAGGTGACTTTGTCTTCTGAACTTTCTCCTTATGACGTAGATGATCTTTTGGATGCCGATATCAAAGGTATCCATGCCGAAGAACATCTAGCACAACATGCCGTCGCCGCCGTAGCCGGTGGTTTCCCGGGTCTGGGGATCGTTGCCGCCGTACTTGGTATCGTTAAGACCATGGGTGTCTTGACCGCAGGTACTGAGGTGATCGGTGAGTACGTTGCCCATGCCCTCGTGGGAACGATGTTAGGGGTTTTCTGTGCTTACGGTTTGATCGAGCCGACTGCAACTAAAATGGCAGCGGATATCGAAGCAGAAGGTCGTTACCTGGGTTGTATTAAAGCTGCGTTGGTAGCTTTGCAACGTGGTGCTCCTCCGATCGTGTGTGTGGAGTACGCTCGTCGTTCGATCATGCCGGAAGAAAGACCGACATTTAACGAAGTCGACAAAGCTACAAAAGAAATCAAGAAAGCTGCGTAA